One Diceros bicornis minor isolate mBicDic1 chromosome 26, mDicBic1.mat.cur, whole genome shotgun sequence DNA segment encodes these proteins:
- the IL21R gene encoding interleukin-21 receptor: protein MLRVWATPWILLMLQGAWGCSDLVCYTDYLQTVTCILETRTPHPGTLILTWQDLYGELEDEVTSCSLRPSTHNATHAEYTCHMEVFHFMADDVFTVNTTDQSGNHSQECGSFVLAKSIKPSPPFNVTVTFSGRYNISWSSNYDSYALKGKLQYELQYRRRGEPRALSPGRKLISVDSSSVSLLPLEFQEDSSYELQVRAGPQPGSSYEGTWSEWSDPVIFQTQPEERKGGWRTDLLYLLLILVPPILVFLGLKIHLPWRLWKKVWVQVPSPEKFFQPLYMGHSGDFKKWVGSPVTASSLELGPWSPGASSSLEVHSCCPPQSATKGLQPTSLPELADLVEADGVPEPGSWGPAPSMASSLGCSVYSQERDRPYGLVSIDTVTVVDAEGTCAWPCTCGDDGYPALNLDANLEPGPSAEDPLLGTGATVLSCGCVSAGGPAGLGGPLGSLLDRLKLPLEDEAGWVPGPPWGGGPPQEVSDSEAGSPPAGLDMDTFDSGFAGSDCGSPVECDFASPRDEGPPRSYLRQWVIMAPSPAGPGSQAS, encoded by the exons ATGCTTCGTGTCTGGGCCACCCCTTGGATCCTGCTGATGCTCCAGGGTG CCTGGGGCTGCTCGGACCTCGTCTGCTACACCGATTACCTCCAGACGGTCACCTGCATCCTGGAGACACGGACCCCCCACCCCGGCACGCTCATCCTCACCTG GCAAGACCTGTACGGAGAGCTGGAGGACGAGGTCACCTCCTGCAGCCTCCGCCCGTCCACCCACAACGCCACGCACGCCGAGTACACGTGCCACATGGAGGTGTTCCACTTCATGGCCGACGACGTTTTCACCGTCAACACGACAGACCAGTCCGGCAACCACTCCCAGGAGTGTGGCAGCTTTGTCCTGGCGAAGAGCA TCAAGCCATCTCCCCCTTTCAACGTGACCGTGACCTTCTCGGGACGTTATAACATCTCCTGGAGCTCCAACTACGATTCCTACGCACTCAAGGGCAAGCTCCAGTATGAGCTGCAGTACCGGAGGCGAGGAGAACCCCGGGCTCTG AGTCCAGGGAGAAAGCTGATCTCGGTGGACTCGAGCagtgtctccctccttcccttggaGTTCCAAGAAGACTCGAGCTACGAGCTGCAGGTGCGGGCAGGGCCCCAGCCCGGGTCCTCCTATGAGGGGACCTGGAGTGAATGGAGTGACCCAGTCATCTTTCAGACCCAGCCGGAAG agagaaaaggaggCTGGCGCACTGACCTGCTGTATCTCCTCCTGATCCTCGTGCCTCCCATCCTTGTCTTCTTAGGCCTGAAGATCCACCTGCCTTGGAG GCTGTGGAAGAAGGTGTGGGTGCAGGTGCCCAGCCCAGAGAAGTTCTTCCAGCCCCTGTACATGGGCCACAGCGGAGACTTCAAG AAATGGGTGGGCTCGCCCGTCACTGCCTCCAGCCTGGAGCTGGGACCCTGGAGCCCAGGGGCGTCCTCGTCCCTGGAGGTGCACAGCTGCTGCCCACCGCAGAGTGCCACCAAGGGGCTGCAGCCCACGTCGCTGCCGGAGCTGGCAGACCTGGTGGAAGCCGACGGGGTGCCCGAGCCAGGGTCCTGGGGCCCAGCGCCCTCCATGGCCAGCAGCTTGGGCTGTTCAGTTTACAGCCAGGAGAGGGACCGGCCGTACGGCCTGGTATCCATCGACACGGTCACCGTGGTGGACGCAGAGGGGACATGTGCCTGGCCCTGTACCTGTGGGGATGACGGCTACCCAGCTCTGAACCTGGATGCCAATCTGGAGCCTGGCCCCAGCGCTGAGGACCCGCTCTTGGGCACAGGTGCCACAGTCCTGTCCTGTGGCTGCGTCTCGGCCGGAGGCCCTGCCGGGCTGGGTGGCCCCCTGGGCAGCCTCCTTGACAGGCTAAAGCTGCCCCTTGAAGATGAGGCAGGTTGGGTCCCGGGGCCGCCCTGGGGTGGCGGGCCACCCCAAGAGGTGTCTGACAGCGAGGCGGGCTCGCCCCCAGCCGGCCTGGACATGGACACGTTTGACAGCGGCTTCGCAGGCTCTGACTGCGGCAGCCCTGTGGAGTGTGACTTTGCCAGCCCCAGGGATGAAGGGCCCCCCCGGAGCTACCTCCGCCAGTGGGTGATCATGGCCCCTTCTCCTGCGGGACCCGGATCCCAGGCCAGCTAG